A region from the Vicia villosa cultivar HV-30 ecotype Madison, WI linkage group LG3, Vvil1.0, whole genome shotgun sequence genome encodes:
- the LOC131654709 gene encoding probable ribosome-binding factor A, chloroplastic yields MSATQLFHTALPPSLTPCCRCSNNIRVTATALGLKHGWILPSTKKAVVGSRIVKCMANPKRVKMVAKQIRRELSEMLISDNVLLFAILPEASFGADRYLSSVTTITDVEITADLQLVKVYVSVFGDERGKQVAMAGLKSKAKYVRSQLGKRMKLRLTPEIRFFEDESIERGSRVIAILDEIKNENSGTTQSVEQLDSLANEDEIEQLNSSADEDDDDWDDEDPDEEGIIYVE; encoded by the exons ATGAGCGCGACGCAACTGTTTCACACGGCGCTGCCACCGTCGCTCACACCTTGTTGCCGATGTAGCAACAACATCCGCGTAACCGCCACCGCACTGGGGCTGAAGCATGGGTGGATCCTCCCAAGCACGAAGAAAGCGGTTGTTGGTTCAAGAATAGTAAAGTGTATGGCGAATCCAAAGAGAGTTAAAATGGTGGCTAAACAAATTAGGAGAGAACTTTCTGAAATGCTTATCTCCGATAATGTCTTGCTGTTTGCCATTCTTCCAGAAGCTTCCTTCGGTGCCGATAGATACCTCTCGTCTGTCACCACCATCACCGACGTCGAAATCACCGCCGATTTACAG TTAGTTAAGGTGTATGTATCGGTTTTTGGAGATGAAAGAGGGAAGCAAGTAGCTATGGCTGGGTTGAAGTCAAAGGCTAAATATGTTCGGAGTCAGTTGGGGAAGCGAATGAAGTTGCGGTTAACTCCTGAGATACGCTTTTTTGAGGATGAATCTATTGAAAGAGGAAGCAGG GTCATTGCAATATTAGATGAAATTAAGAATGAGAATAGTGGAACAACTCAAAGCGTGGAACAGTTGGATTCATTGGCAAACGAAGATGAAATTGAGCAGTTGAATTCATCGGCAGATGAGGATGACGATGACTGGGATGATGAAGACCCTGATGAAGAAGGTATCATTTATGTGGAATAG
- the LOC131659985 gene encoding amidophosphoribosyltransferase, chloroplastic-like: MASNSALSNPKLSFSSFSSSSSSSLNPSFFHNKLLFSKPNLKTTLSHSRNLKPPSSSTNTNPITTDTFPFHNLTANDNEKPREECGVVGIYGDAEASRLCYLALHALQHRGQEGAGIVSVNNNVLITVTGVGLVSEVFNDTKLRQLPGTLAIGHVRYSTAGQSMLKNVQPFVAGYRFGSVGVAHNGNFVNYRSLRNKLEESGSIFNTSSDTEVILHLIATSNQKSFITRVIDACEKVKGAYSLVFVTEDKLVAVRDPYGFRPLVMGRRSNGSVVFASETCALDLIEASYEREVYPGEIVVVDETGVQSYSLVFHPEPKQCIFEHIYFSLPNSVVFGKSVYESRRLFGEILATENPVDCDVVIAVPDSGVVAALGYAAKAGVPFQQGLIRSHYVGRTFIEPSQKIRDFGVKLKLSPVRAVLEGKRVVVVDDSIVRGTTSSKIVRLLKEAGAKEVHMRIACPPIIGSCYYGVDTPSPDELISNRMSVDEIKEFIGCDSLAFLPMDSLKKLLGDDSSNFCYACFTGNYPVEPNELKVKKVVDGGLNGSVQGNPNQKEVKIVGV; encoded by the coding sequence ATGGCTTCAAACTCTGCTCTCTCCAACCCCaaactctctttctcttctttttcttcttcttcttcttcctctctcaacCCTTCTTTTTTCCACAACAAACTTCTCTTCTCAAAACCAAACCTCAAAACCACACTCTCCCATTCCCGCAACCTCAAACCACCCTCCTCATCCACCAACACCAACCCTATCACCACAGACACATTCCCTTTCCATAACCTAACCGCCAACGATAACGAAAAGCCTCGCGAAGAATGCGGCGTCGTCGGTATCTACGGCGACGCCGAAGCTTCTCGCTTATGCTACCTAGCTCTCCACGCTCTTCAACATCGTGGTCAAGAAGGTGCTGGAATTGTCTCCGTTAATAATAACGTCCTTATAACCGTCACCGGCGTTGGACTAGTCTCCGAAGTTTTTAACGATACGAAACTCCGGCAATTACCGGGAACTTTAGCCATCGGTCATGTTCGTTACTCTACAGCAGGCCAATCTATGCTGAAAAACGTTCAACCTTTTGTTGCAGGTTACCGTTTTGGTTCCGTTGGTGTTGCTCATAACGGTAATTTTGTTAACTACCGTTCCTTGAGAAACAAGCTTGAAGAATCTGGTTCGATTTTTAATACGAGTTCTGATACTGAGGTTATTCTTCATCTTATCGCGACTTCGAATCAGAAGAGTTTTATAACTAGAGTCATTGATGCTTGTGAGAAGGTGAAAGGTGCTTATTCGCTTGTGTTTGTTACTGAGGATAAGCTTGTTGCTGTGAGAGATCCTTACGGTTTTCGGCCTTTGGTCATGGGAAGAAGAAGTAATGGTTCTGTTGTTTTCGCTTCGGAAACGTGTGCGCTTGATTTGATTGAAGCTAGTTATGAAAGAGAGGTTTATCCTGGTGAAATTGTGGTTGTGGATGAAACTGGTGTTCAATCTTATTCTCTGGTTTTTCATCCAGAGCCGAAACAATGTATTTTTGAGCATATTTATTTCTCATTGCCGAATTCGGTTGTTTTTGGGAAATCTGTTTATGAATCGAGAAGATTGTTTGGTGAGATATTGGCTACTGAGAATCCTGTTGATTGTGATGTTGTTATAGCTGTTCCTGATTCTGGTGTTGTTGCTGCGCTTGGCTATGCTGCGAAAGCTGGTGTTCCTTTTCAGCAGGGTTTGATTAGGTCACACTATGTTGGTAGAACTTTCATTGAGCCGTCGCAGAAGATTAGAGATTTTGGTGTGAAGTTGAAGCTTTCGCCGGTTCGTGCTGTTCTTGAAGGTAAAAGGGTTGTGGTTGTGGATGATTCTATTGTGAGGGGGACAACATCATCTAAAATTGTGAGGCTGTTAAAGGAAGCTGGTGCTAAAGAAGTTCATATGAGAATTGCATGTCCACCAATTATTGGGTCTTGTTATTATGGTGTGGATACACCTAGCCCTGATGAGTTGATATCTAATAGGATGAGTGTGGATGAGATTAAGGAGTTTATTGGTTGTGATTCACTTGCTTTTTTGCCTATGGATAGTTTGAAGAAGCTGTTGGGTGATGATTCTTCTAATTTCTGTTATGCTTGTTTTACTGGGAATTATCCTGTTGAGCCTAATGAACTCAAAGTCAAGAAGGTTGTGGATGGTGGATTAAATGGATCTGTTCAAGGTAACCCAAATCAGAAAGAGGTGAAGATTGTTGGAGTTTGA